From the genome of Bacillota bacterium:
GTCCTGGCTTCGGGCGTTGTTGTGGGTGGCTTCGCTCGGGATTTGGGTGTTTACGATCTGGGGCTACGCGACGGGTGCCATCAAGTAGGGCTAACACGGGCAGGGAGAAGACGTGTCTGCGGGCCTTCTCCCTGCCCGTACCGTCTTTCGCCATATGGCAACGGGCCTGTGCGGGGGAGGGAGAAATCATGCGGTTTCCCAAGGTGCTGACGGTAAAGCAAAAGTTCAGTAGCTTTGCTCTCCCTGACGTCCGCGAAGCGGTGCGGAGCGAGGTTCGGCGTGTGCTGCCCCACACCCGGATAAGGCCCGACAACAGCGTGGCGGTTACGGTCGGCAGCCGGGGCATCGCAAATTTGGCGACGATTGTAAGGGGGATTGTTGATGAGCTGCTCAGTTATGGTTGTAGGCCGTTTTTGGTGCCGTGCATGGGGAGCCATGGCGGCGCCACGGCGGAAGGTCAGAGAAAAGTGTTAGAAGAGTACGGGATCACGCAGTCCTCGATGGGTGTCCCGATCGAATCAGCCATGGACGTGGGGGAAGTTGCCCGTACCGAAGAGGGTTTAAGGGTGTTTGTCGACAAGAACGCCCTCGGGGCAGACCATATTGTCGTTTTCAACCGGGTGAAGCCTCACACCGATTTTCGCGGCACGATAGAAAGCGGCCTGATGAAGATGATGACCATCGGGCTTGGCAAACACAGTGGAGCGCAGTATTACCATCGGGCGGCTGTGACCTACGGGGGAAGTAGGGTCATCAGGGCGGTGGGGAGGGCGGTGCTGAGGAACTGTCCGGTGGCGTTTGGTCTGGCGGTGGTCGAAGACGCTTACGACAACACTGCGCTTGTGGAAGCGATTCTACCGGACGACATCGAGAGACGAGAGGCTGAGTTACTTGCACAGGCTAGGGAAATGATGGCCAAGCTGCCGTTTAAGAAGATCGATGTGCTTATCATAGACCGGATGGGGAAAAACATTAGCGGCACCGGGATGGACACTAACGTGATCGGTCGCATCCACAACATTTACGAACCGGAACCGGAGTGGCCCAAGATAACCAGGATAGTGGTAAGGGATCTCACGGACGAAACCTTGGGGAATGCGACCGGGGTCGGACTCGCCGACTTTGTAACGAAGCGGTTGGCGGACAAGATAGACTGGCACGTGACGTATACGAATTGCCTCACAGGGCTGGTGGTTGAAAAAGCACGTCTTCCAATGGTTTGCCCAACGGATCGCGATGCGGTGGAGGCAGCTCTGGGGACTGTAGGCCTGGTGGAGCCAGAGCAGGCGAGACTGGTTTGGATTCGCGATACTCTCAGCCTACACGAAGTAGCAGTTTCGGTAGCGTTCTTGCCGGAAATAGAAGATCGTGATGATCTGTTGGTTATGAGCGAGCCGTTTGACTTACCTTTTGACGAAGTAGGGAATCTCCGAGACATGTGGCACGGGTATGACCCTCGGTAAGCGCCCATGAACCAGGTTTTCCCCGGGGTCATTGCTGGTTGGCCGACCTTCCGGGTGTGCCAGGAGGGAGCGAGGTAACCACTATGGCGCCGAACCAACCTCTTCCACTGTAACGCCGCGCTGGCCTGGGTATGATGCGAAGGCCTTTCGCGTGGGCAGGCGCTTGAAGGTGGGTTTCAGGCGCTCTTTGAGCAGGTCGGGGCTGTGTCCGGTGACCCGACCCCGGGCATGGGTGAAGGTGGCACGCCGAAGTACTGCAGACTGGTTCGGGGGTGGGCAGCGTTCAATATGCGACACACGGACTCCCTGTTCGGGGGAGAAAGGTGGCGGCGGCGGCCGGTTAAGGGCGCCGCATCGCGTCGGATAATGTCAGGGGCTTTTTCAGCCACCAGTTTGGTATGAGTTGTGGGCTTTTCGTCCTAGCACGGACCGGGTGAAAGTACCGGGCTCAACCGGGGACATCCGGTTCGCAGGTGGCTCTGGGCGGTGAACTCTGGCTGCCCCGGGGGTAAGGCGGCGTGGCAACCCATCAGGAATAGCGGTACCAGGATCGGGCTGTCATGCGGGGACTGGCTGGTGCCGAAACCTGCTGAGGCGGTGCAGGTCCCGGTGGCCGGGTCGCGGGATAGGCGGCAAGCCCGCTGCTACGGGGCGTGGTGTGGGGGTGGTGGGGCAGTAGCTCGGAGCGGTGGGACAGCTGGGGGCCCGCAGGGGAACCAAGAGCAAAGGGCTGCCGCTGCAGTACGGGGTGTGGACGAGTCGGCAGTAAGCCCATGGCCCGAGACTTTCGTGCTCGGGTGAGCTTGAAAGGGAAGGCGAAACCCCTCTTGCCGAGGGGCGTGGCGGTTAACGCGGCAGGCGCAGTACCCAGGAGCGCCCGAGCGACCGGGCGGGGTGCGCCGCAACGGGAGTCAGCAGAAGCCCTCCTACCGGTGTCTGGGAGCAGGGGGCGAACGTCAGCGAAATCGCAGCCCGCGGCGGGAGGAAACGGCGAGGCCGCATGGGCTTGCCAGGCGCGAGTGAGCTGATGCTGGAGCGGGATAACCTGGAGCACCCTTCCGGGTGGATCCAGAGGGCGGGGGCTCCCGGAATGCGTCCGGTCGTACCCGGCCGAGCACCGGGGGCAGGGATCCACCGCCCCAGGCCGGTGTGGGGGTGGTGGGGGAGTGCGGCTGGGGTTCCGACGGCGGTTGACCGCTGCACCGAGCGGGCCGTGCCGTGTTTGAAGTCCAGGCCGGGGCCAGGCTAGTGCGGCGGGGTCCTGACGCGGCGCCCGTGGCCGTCGCTACGCGGAGGAAGGCTGCAATCACGAGGTGCTCATGGCCAGGTGGCAAGCAGGTGTTGCGGCTCGTCCGGCCCTGGCGGTGGAGCTTTACCTGCGGGGCGAGGACCTCACCTCGGTGAGAAGGAAGCTTTGCTGTTCCCGCACCGCCTGGCGCAGGTGGTGGCAGATCTTGTGCAGGTGGGCGGCCTGGGCGAGGAGGGCCCCGAAGAGGCCGCCCGCCGGCTGGGCCAGCCGCCGGCCCTGGTGAACAGCTTCCGGGAGCTGTGGGGCGAGGTCAGGCAGGATGCCCGCCCGCCCGAGAGGGTGAAGCGCGAGGGGTTGTGGGTGCTGCCAGCGCCGCCCGGTGGTGGCCCCCGCCAGGCCTTCCGGCAGCTTTTGCTCGAGCGGCACCGCTACACCCCGGCGGCGGCCGACCAACTCGCCTATCCATGCTTCCGCCCCAGGATTATCCTCTGCTCGGCGCGGCTGGAACCCGAGAACTCGAGCATCTCCCACGCCGCCTCGAACAGGCCGGCGATTTCGTCGTTCTCGTAGATCCGGAGCAGCATCCCATCCTGCTCCCCGCCCGTGTAGCGGATGGTCCCGTCGGCCAGGACCTGGTGGGGCGCGTCCGCCTGGTCCTCCTCCCCATCAAACGAACAGAGCAGGAGACCGCCGGACCTGCATGCGCGTGAACTCCCTGGCCACCACCTTTGCCTCCAGGAGCGTCATATGATCGAGCACGCTCAGGCGAGCACGCCCTCGAAAGACTGCGCTTCTGCGTCGATGGCCCCCCACTCATACGCGCATCTCTCCACCCTGAGACCTTCGCGCCGAGCCCTCTGCTCGCAAAGGCGGACGGCCTCTGCCGATATATCCGTCACCGTCACGCGATAACCGAGCCTGGCGAGGGCGAGAGCGTTGCGACCCAGGCCGCATCCGAAGTCCAGGACGTGCCCGCCTTTCGGCAGCAGCGCCAGGAAGCTGCGGGGCGCCCGGCGGGGCCCTTCGAACACGGATGGTCGGGCCGGTCCACTGGCGTGTACGGCCCGGCGCACAGACTCTTCCCAGAACTCCCGTGGTGTCCTCACCCCTGGCCGCTCCCGGCTGCCGGTCACCCTGAGACCTCGTCCGTCGCCCCGCAGACCACGGGCGGCGCCCGGCGTCCCAGGACACGGGGTAGGGCGTGGCAGACCGCCTCCAGGGTGGTCGCCACCCGCTCGGTCCGGTACCCCTCCTCCCAGCTTTCGCCGAAGAGTTCATCGCTGATGAAGAGCACGGCGGCAAACTCGATACGGCGGTACATGGCGATAGACATGAGGGCGGTGCATTCCATCTCCACCGCCAGAACACCTTCCCGGGCATACTGCTCGACCTTGTCCCTTGTCTCGCGGCAGGGGGAATCCATGGTCCAGACGCCCCCTTCCGTCACGCGCATCCCGGCGAGGGCTGTCCTGAGTTCCGCCAGCAGTGCGGGCGACGGCCGGCAGGCCGCACCCGGAGGCAGGTAGTGGTAAGACGTCCCCTCCTCCCGCACACCCCAGGTGGGCAGGACGATATCTCCAATCCTGCACCGCGGGCTGAGCGAGCCGGCCGCCCCCACCATGAGTATGCGCCCTACTCCCGACGCGATCAGGGCTTCCATCAACATGCCCGCTGCCGGCGCGCCGATGGAGGACAGGTAGACGGCCGCCTCGTTGTCCATCCTGCCCTCCACCGCACCCGGGAGCACGGGCGCCTCCCTGGCGTCCACAAGCCCGAACGCCCGCAGCAAGGACTGGTAAGATCTCCTCGTGAAAGACAGCACGGCCAGGTCCGCAGCAATCTCTTTCGCGAACACCGCTGGGTCTATCACCGCCGGCGCTGCGGACAACCACATTGGTCCCGCCAGGCCTACCGGCGCGCCCTGCCCCGCCGGCCCTGCCGAGCCCGGCCCATCCGGGCACACGGGCCCTTCCCAGCCCGCAGCACCTTCTTTGCCCACAGAAGCTCCCCCTTTCGCTTCGCCAGGAAAACCTTGAGCCCTGATATCCCTCGACCTCCCGTTGCGGGGCCAGTCTGCTCGGGACGGCCACAGCCCGCAGCTAAAGCGAGGAGGACGACCGCGCACAGGAAGATGACGGTGAGCGCCCTGATGATCCCCGGGCTTTTGCTTCCGCGCACTCCTGCCATGCCCCTTCCCGCACGGGGTCCAGGAACAAGCCAATAACTTCCACGCCACCGGCTGGCATTTCGGCAGAGCAACACCCGATTCCTCCTGAACAGGATTGCCTCAGCGAGCGACGCGCTGCCTTCACTGCGGTTACAGAAAGCTACCATGGGGAGGGTCCTCGGCCATTGTGGCAGCGGCGGTGGACGGGCATCCCGGCATCGGTCCGTCCCTGTCAGGGGTCATGTAATTCGCCCACCGGGCCGCTGGAAATGCCAAGAAATTCTGCCGCGCGTCGAGCGGGCCGTGCCTTACGTCAGAGAGAGTCTGTGGCGGGGCAGAAACTTCCTCAGTGAGCAGGAGGCGAACCGGAAGGCGGTGAGGTGCGCCTGGAGGTGGCGGGCCACAGGATCCACGGGACCACCCGGCAGCGGCCGCTGGAGTTGTTCGAGCAGGAGGAGCGAGCCCACCTACTTCCCCTGCCCGCCGAGCCCTGGGAGATGCGGCAGTGGACCACTGCGAAGGTGGCGCCGGACGCCCACTGCCACGTGGCCAAGGGCTTCTACTCGCTGACCTGGCGCTGGTGCCTGATCGGTTGCGGACTGGAGGTCTGCATGAGGGAGAACACGGTTCAATTCTTCTTAGGGATGAGATCGTTAAGCCCCACCCGCGGGTGGCGCCGGGCAAGAGGCAGACCGACTTTGCGGACCTGCCTGCCGATCGCAGAGCCTTCTTCCAGCGCACACCCCAGTGGTGCGTCAAGCGAGCCAGGGAACTCGGGCCCGACGTACTGGAGGCCGTGACCCGGGTGCTCTCGGTGAACACACCTCAGGCAGGCACAGGGGATACCGCGCCTGGAGGAAAAGTACGGGGCCAAGCGCCTGGATGCTGCCTGCAGGTGCGCCCTGGCCTACGGCGACCCCAGGTACCGCCCGGTGAAGAACATCCTGAAGAACGACCTGGACGGAAGGCCCGTGGACATCCCGCAAGATGGCGGCAGCTGGGTGGGGGCATTTCTCCACGGCCAGCACACTTTGCCCTGCCGGCGGCGGAGGGGGAGTGAGAGCAGAAGGTGCACCAACTGGAACCCAAAGCTGGAAGCCCTGCGCCTGGGAGGGATGCTGGAGTTGATACGAAGTGCACATCAACAGGATCGCCGTCGAGAACGTCAAGAGCTTTCGCACTCGGCAGGTCATCGAATTCGACCCCGGCTTAAACATCTTGCACCGGCATCCCCTTTCCACCCTGTAGGCTCGTACTTGGACAAGTTCCAGGGTGCCGAAGGCCTCCGCCAAGCTATCGAAATTGACTTCGCCGTGACTCGCACGGACCTTGAAAATCTCGCGGTCATAAGGGCACATAGGAGGGAATTCGAGGAACGGTTGCGTATCTACAGGAACAAACCTCCGTTTCCCCGAGTGGATTTATGGGATCCGGGGCTCCTGTAGGAAGCAAACAGAAAGGGGCGGGGGCATTACCCCCGCCCCCGCGAGGACCACACTCGCGCAGGCCCTCGCTAGAGGTTAGAGCGACCCTGGCCCTGGCTGTTTTGTTCCAGCGCTTGCTCGGCGTGGCGGATCATCACCTTGACCAGATTGCCACCAATCTTGCCGCCCACGCTGCATTCGCGCGCGGGAAAGTCACACCAGTACGCATCGCGGATCTTGGGCGTGATGCCCAGTTCATTCGCCAGTTCGTACTTGAAGGTATCAAGTACGGACTCTGGGAGCACCTTGGGCTGATTCATGAATTTGGGCACGCTCCTCACCTCCTCGGGTCATGTTGTGCACGCGCCGGTCGGTCTCATTTCGGCATTTGCTGGTCCGCCCGGCAACACCGCTTAAAGTTGCCACCCTCCGAAGTCACGGTTTGAAGTCGCGTTGACATCGGTCAAGCAGGGGAAGTACACTCGATGCAGAAAACGTATGAAGCGAAAGGGGAGTGGGCTCGTGCCCATTTACGAGTTCAAATGCAGCGCTTGTGGTCACAAGTTCGAAACCCTGTGCCGGGTGGGGGAAACGGAGGGCGGCCTGGAGTGCCCCCGGTGCGGGGCCAAGAGCCTGACCAGGCTGGTGTCTGCGTTCCGGGTGGGTGGGGGATCAGGCGGGGGTAATGGCTCCGGCAGCGGGTGCTCCGGGTGCTCATCCCGCTCGTGTTCCACATGCAGGTGAGGCTCCCGAGGACCGGGAAGGGGTTCGGGCGGGGCCTCGAAATCACGCCACCGGTGCGACCCGGTAATGATAGCACCGGTGGGGCCAGGGGGGGTATGGGGTGAAGATCGGGCTGAAGGAAGAGCGCTGTTCGGGATGTCTGGTATGCGAGATGGCGTGTTCGCTCAACCTGTTCGGAGAACTCAACCCCAAGAAGTCGGCCATCGTGATCAGGGGGCAGTTTCCCGAGCCGGGGCGCTACAGCGTCCTGGTTTGCGACCAGTGCGGCGAATGCGCCAAAGTGTGCCCGGTGGAATGCATCACCCTGGGGGACAACGGCGCCTACCGGATTGACCGGGAGGCCTGCACCGGGTGTCTGGCTTGCGTGGAGGCATGTCCAACGGGGGCCATGCGCACCCACCCCGACGACGACGTCCCCTTCAAGTGCACCCTTTGTGGCGACTGCATAAGGTTCTGCCCGCGGAGTGCGGTATACGACCTCGACGGTGAGATTGCCGAACGGAGGTGGTACTGATGCTGTACGGTTACGGCGGGCACGTCCTGCGGGTAGACCTTTCTTCCCGCTCGGTGACCAAAGAACCGCTATCGGAGAGCCTGGCCCGCGGCTGGCTAGGGGGACGGGGCTTCGTGTCCCGTACCCTCTGGGAAGAGCTACCACCAGGAACCGATCCCCTGGGGCCCGGCAACCTGGTCATCATGGCCTCCGGTCCCCTGGCGGGGTGCTTCCTGCCGGGCTCGGGCAAGATCCACTTCGGCACCAAATCTCCCGCCACGGGGGGATACGGAGACTCCAACATGGGGGGCCATCTGGCCGCCGAACTCAAGCATGCCGGCTACGACATGGTCATCTTCCGCGGCCAGGCCAGCTCGCCCGTCATGCTGGTGATCGATGACGACCGGGTGGAGATCCGGGATGCCTCCCGCTACTGGGGCATGGGATGCCTCAAGACCGAGGAGGCTCTGAAGAACGACCTGGGTGAGGATTTCCAGATCGCCACCATAGGACCGGCGGCGGAGAAGCTGGTACGCTACGCCTGCATAAGCCACGATTTCGGCCGCCAGGCGGGCCGCACCGGGGTGGGCACGGTCCTGGGGAGCAAGAAGGTCAAGGCCGTCGCGGTGCGGGGATCCCGGGCCATCCCCCTGGCTCGGCCCCGGCAGGCCTGGGAAAAGGGCAAGGAAATGTTCCAGGCCTGCTTCTCCAATCCCGGGTTGGCTCAGTGGACACCCCAGGGCACGGCCGGTGTCACCGATTGGGTCAACGAGGTAGGTGCATTTCCCACCCGCAACTTCTCCAGCTCGTACTTCGAGGCGTACAGGCAGATCAACGGGCAGGCCCTCCTCGACAGGCTGGTACGCACTCACAAGGGATGCCACGGATGCCCCACTCCCTGCGGCAAATACTCCTTCACCCGGTCGCGGATGGGGGAGGCCTGGGTGGAGGGACCCGAGTACGAGACCATCGCCCTGGTGGGAGGGAACTGTGGCCTCGATAGCATCGAAGATATCGCTTATCTGAACCACGTGCTGGACGACCTGGGCATCGACACCATATCGGGCGGCGCCGTGATCGGGTTTGCCATCGAGTGTTATCAGAAGGGGATTCTTTCCCGCGAGGCGGTGGGGAGGGAGCTTTCCTTCGGTGATCCCGAGGCGGTCCTGTACCTGGCCCAAAAGATCGCGGCCCGCGACGGGATTGGGGACCTGCTCGCTGACGGGGTCAAGAGGGCAGCCGGGGAACTGGGTCCGGAGGCAGAGCGCATCGCTCCCCACGTAAAGGGGCTGGAACTGTCCGGATACGAGTCCCGGTACGCGCCGGCCATGATGCTGGCCTACATGACCTGCGACATCGGTGCCCACCACAACCGGGCCTGGGCCATCACCTACGACGTACAGGTAGGGCAGGACAAGGTGGAAGGGAAGGCCCAGCGAGTGATCCAGTTGCAGCACATCCGGCCCCTGTTCGACGCCCTGGGTCTGTGCCGTCTGCAGTGGGTGGAGATTGGGTTTGACCTCAAGCACTACGCCGAGGTGTTCCCCCTGGTCACAGGGTGGGACTACTCGTGGGATGACCTCCTGCGCATTTCCGAGAAGATCTGGAACCAGAACCGTTGCTTCAATGTCCGGGAGATCCCCGGATTTGGGCGCAGTTGGGATTACCCACCCTCCCGTGTCTGGGAGGAACCCGTCCCCACGGGGCCGGCGCAGGGCAAGTTTATCCCCCGCCAGCGGCTGGACGACCTGCTGGACGATTATTACCGGCTGCGGGGATGGTCGCCCGACGGGCTGCCTACCCGCAGGAAGCTACACGAACTCGGGCTGGACGACGTGGCCAACACCCTGGCCGACAAGCTACCCGAGTAGTCTGCCCGGCGTTCGGGCGGCACACCAGGTTGGGAAGGGCGCTGCTCGCGGGCAGCGCCCTTTTATGGTGGTGATGATGGTGGTACGTATCCTGGTGCATGGACATGTAGCCGAGTTCTTTCCGGGTGGCCAGCACGAACACAGGCTTAGCCTCTCGGAACCCATGTCGGTGACCAGGGTCATCGAGAGCCTGGGAGTCAACCCGAAGCTCATCATGAAGGTCTTCCTGAACGGCAAACCCGCCAGTAAGGAGGACCTCGTCCACGACAGCGACGAGCTACTCCTCATCGCTCCTGCCTCGGGCGGCTGACGCATGAGGACGGGGGGCATGCGGATAAGCTTCCCATAGTCAACGCCGGCCTGATTGGGGAGGGGTAGGTGGGATGGCGCTGCACGTGGCCATGGTCACCTCGTGGGCACCGCGCTGGTGCGGTATCGCCATCTACTCGGCCGAGTTGTGCGCCGCCCTGGAAGAGGCGGGCATGCGCGTTTCCGTGGTCGCCCACACCGATGCCGCCGTCCGGGGCGTCCGGGCGGTCATAGACCAGGCCGACCCCGCCTGGCCCGAGAAGCTGGAGGAAGCGGTAGAGGAACTCGACGCCGAAGTGATCCACATCCAGCATGAGTTCGGCCTGTTCGCCACCCCCCTTCCCACGGGCGAGTTCAGCTTTGCTCCCGAGGATGCCTTCCGGCTGGCTGTCCCCCTGTTCCGGTGGCAGGTGAGACGCCGCCCGGTGGTGGTCACCTACCACTCGGTATTCACGCATCTCACCCACGCGGAGGCGCTTTACTACGATCACATGATGGCCCTGGCCACGGCCAACATCGTCCACGAGCCCATCCAGAAGACCCACCTTCCCTACAACCTGGGACGGGTGCCTGCCAACGTGTTCGTGTGCCCTCACGGGGCAGGGAGAGAGCGACCACCCGCTTCCGCCCGGCAAGAGGTGAGGGACGAACTGGGACTGGGAGATGCCGTGGTGGTGGGCATGATGGGGTGGTTCGAGCCCAACAAGGGATTCGACCGCGTGCTGCGCATGTGGCCCCGCGTCAAGAAAGCCTGCCCGGAGGCAGTGCTGGTGCTAGCAGGGGAAGCACGTCCGGGCAGCCCCACCGGTCCCCGCGCGCGGGAAGAATACCTCGCCCTGGCCCGGCACTCTCCCGCTGCGGATTCCATCCGCGTGGTGCTGGGCACCTTCTCCCCGGATCGTTACCTGGCTATCCTCTCCGCGTTCGACCTGATGGTCCTGCCCTATACATACGCTACCCAGTCGGGCAACCTGGCTCACGCCTATCAGGTGGGTCTTCCCGTGGTAGTGGCGGCCCTGGAGGGCCTCAAGTCCTCGGTGGAAGCCAGCCGGGCGGGATTGCTGGTGCGCGACGACGAGGAGCTAGAGCAGGCCGTAATGCGCCTGGTGCGCGATAGGAGCCTCCGGCGTCAGCTCGCACGGTCCGCCCGGAACTACGTGGCGCGGGTCACCGCCTGGGACCGGGTGGCCCGCCGTCATCTCGAAATCTACCGCTGGGCCCGACGCCGCGTGACGGACCCCACACGCTACGCTCACTATGCCAGACGGGAGGTGCATGTGTGAGCGCACCTGTCCGTGCACCGGTCCGGCTGGGTGTGGTGGGGTGCGGGGCTTTTGGCCGGTTCGCCCTGCAGGCGGTTGCCGGCTCACCCCTGGTGACCCTGGTAGCCCTGGCCGACCCCCGCGAGGAGTGCCGCCTGGAAGCAGCCCGCGTCTGGCACCAGGCCGTCTCAACGCCCGATCTCGGGAATGATGCCCCTACCTCCCGCACGAACGACCCTGTAAGCCCCCAGCAACGAGCAGACGTGCGCCTGTATGAGGAGGGGGCAAAGGTTTGCCAGGATCCCGGGGTGGACTTGGTCTGGATCCTGGCGCCCCCTTACCTTCACTATCCCCTGGCAAGGGTGGCGCTTGAGCACCGCAAGGGGGTCTTCCTTGAAAAGCCGGGAGCCATCCGCCCCGGGGAAATGGAAGAGCTGGGTGCGCTGGCGGAGAGTAGCGGAGCTCCTGCTTCCGTGGATTTCGTCCTGCGCCGTACGCCTCTGGCAACATTGGTTTCCCGCATCGTGAACAGCGGGGTCGTGGGTCCCGCCGAGCGGGTGGTTCTGGAGAATGTGGCCCACGACGAGCGGCTTCCCGAGGGGCACTGGTTCTGGAACCCGGTCCTGTCCGGCGGCATCTTCGTGGAACACGGCGTCCACTTTTTCGATCTGGCCAACTGGTGGTTTGGCGTAGGGGAGGTGAAAGGAGCCCTCGGCCTCCGCCGCACCAGGTGGAAGGACGCTCCTGTAGACCGGGTGCTGTGCACCTGCCTGCACGGGGCTTCTGCCTCGCCCGTGCTGGCCACCTACTACCACTCATTTACCACCGTGGAGAGGTTCGAGCGCGCTTCCTGGCACCTGGTACTGCACCGGGGCTTCCTGGACGTGGAGGGGTGGATCCCGACCGCAATCCGGGGGGAGGTCCTCGTCACCGACCAGGAGGCTCAATGGCTAAAGTGGCGGTTGGGGTGTGCCCTGGACGCCCTCGACCAGCCGCAACCCGACCGGGACCCGGCCTGGGGAGGCCAAGACGCTCCGGAAGGCACGGGTGGCAGGCCCCTGCGCTACCGGGCCCGCCTGCTCGTGGAGAACCCTGACCGGACTGCCGTGTACCGGCAAGCCATCCGGGCCGGGTTGGAGGACGTGGCCGCCTGCCTGATCGAATCCGGACGGCAGCCCGCGGTGACTCTGGAAGATGCCCGCCGTGCCCTGGAAATGGCTTACGCAGCTACCCGATCGGCAGAATCTGCTTGAGCGCTGCCGCACGCCTGTTCGCTGCTGCCAGTGGAGAGGTTGCGCCTGTTGCAGTGCGGGTGGGCTGGCCCCTACAACACCGCCGGGCAATGAGAATCAATGATCGCTGTCCTGGAGAAGTGCGTACGCCGCGGTGCGCTCTACTGCAGCCCGCGTCCGTGTTTTGCACGATCTCTGTTCTCAGAGTGGACGGCAGCCTGTAGACACCATTGACGGGCGCATCGGGGCCCCAATCTACGAACCTCTCTTAGGCCAGGCGGCACCGGGCCGGGAACCGCTGGCTCGGCAGCGGGCGCGCCCGTGTTCCCTTGTGGTCGCCACCCGGACGGCAGAAACAGGCTACCGGGTGCCTGCAGTCCCTGCGCAGTCTTGCTATTTACATAATGTATATTATCGGACGTCACAATCGTGCAGCACCGAACCAA
Proteins encoded in this window:
- a CDS encoding DUF362 domain-containing protein, with the protein product MRFPKVLTVKQKFSSFALPDVREAVRSEVRRVLPHTRIRPDNSVAVTVGSRGIANLATIVRGIVDELLSYGCRPFLVPCMGSHGGATAEGQRKVLEEYGITQSSMGVPIESAMDVGEVARTEEGLRVFVDKNALGADHIVVFNRVKPHTDFRGTIESGLMKMMTIGLGKHSGAQYYHRAAVTYGGSRVIRAVGRAVLRNCPVAFGLAVVEDAYDNTALVEAILPDDIERREAELLAQAREMMAKLPFKKIDVLIIDRMGKNISGTGMDTNVIGRIHNIYEPEPEWPKITRIVVRDLTDETLGNATGVGLADFVTKRLADKIDWHVTYTNCLTGLVVEKARLPMVCPTDRDAVEAALGTVGLVEPEQARLVWIRDTLSLHEVAVSVAFLPEIEDRDDLLVMSEPFDLPFDEVGNLRDMWHGYDPR
- a CDS encoding class I SAM-dependent methyltransferase; translation: MTGSRERPGVRTPREFWEESVRRAVHASGPARPSVFEGPRRAPRSFLALLPKGGHVLDFGCGLGRNALALARLGYRVTVTDISAEAVRLCEQRARREGLRVERCAYEWGAIDAEAQSFEGVLA
- a CDS encoding nucleoside phosphorylase; translation: MGKEGAAGWEGPVCPDGPGSAGPAGQGAPVGLAGPMWLSAAPAVIDPAVFAKEIAADLAVLSFTRRSYQSLLRAFGLVDAREAPVLPGAVEGRMDNEAAVYLSSIGAPAAGMLMEALIASGVGRILMVGAAGSLSPRCRIGDIVLPTWGVREEGTSYHYLPPGAACRPSPALLAELRTALAGMRVTEGGVWTMDSPCRETRDKVEQYAREGVLAVEMECTALMSIAMYRRIEFAAVLFISDELFGESWEEGYRTERVATTLEAVCHALPRVLGRRAPPVVCGATDEVSG
- a CDS encoding alpha/beta-type small acid-soluble spore protein, which translates into the protein MPKFMNQPKVLPESVLDTFKYELANELGITPKIRDAYWCDFPARECSVGGKIGGNLVKVMIRHAEQALEQNSQGQGRSNL
- a CDS encoding zinc ribbon domain-containing protein, which translates into the protein MKRKGSGLVPIYEFKCSACGHKFETLCRVGETEGGLECPRCGAKSLTRLVSAFRVGGGSGGGNGSGSGCSGCSSRSCSTCR
- a CDS encoding 4Fe-4S dicluster domain-containing protein, which produces MKIGLKEERCSGCLVCEMACSLNLFGELNPKKSAIVIRGQFPEPGRYSVLVCDQCGECAKVCPVECITLGDNGAYRIDREACTGCLACVEACPTGAMRTHPDDDVPFKCTLCGDCIRFCPRSAVYDLDGEIAERRWY
- a CDS encoding aldehyde ferredoxin oxidoreductase family protein, whose amino-acid sequence is MLYGYGGHVLRVDLSSRSVTKEPLSESLARGWLGGRGFVSRTLWEELPPGTDPLGPGNLVIMASGPLAGCFLPGSGKIHFGTKSPATGGYGDSNMGGHLAAELKHAGYDMVIFRGQASSPVMLVIDDDRVEIRDASRYWGMGCLKTEEALKNDLGEDFQIATIGPAAEKLVRYACISHDFGRQAGRTGVGTVLGSKKVKAVAVRGSRAIPLARPRQAWEKGKEMFQACFSNPGLAQWTPQGTAGVTDWVNEVGAFPTRNFSSSYFEAYRQINGQALLDRLVRTHKGCHGCPTPCGKYSFTRSRMGEAWVEGPEYETIALVGGNCGLDSIEDIAYLNHVLDDLGIDTISGGAVIGFAIECYQKGILSREAVGRELSFGDPEAVLYLAQKIAARDGIGDLLADGVKRAAGELGPEAERIAPHVKGLELSGYESRYAPAMMLAYMTCDIGAHHNRAWAITYDVQVGQDKVEGKAQRVIQLQHIRPLFDALGLCRLQWVEIGFDLKHYAEVFPLVTGWDYSWDDLLRISEKIWNQNRCFNVREIPGFGRSWDYPPSRVWEEPVPTGPAQGKFIPRQRLDDLLDDYYRLRGWSPDGLPTRRKLHELGLDDVANTLADKLPE
- a CDS encoding MoaD/ThiS family protein, whose protein sequence is MMVVRILVHGHVAEFFPGGQHEHRLSLSEPMSVTRVIESLGVNPKLIMKVFLNGKPASKEDLVHDSDELLLIAPASGG
- a CDS encoding glycosyltransferase, with protein sequence MALHVAMVTSWAPRWCGIAIYSAELCAALEEAGMRVSVVAHTDAAVRGVRAVIDQADPAWPEKLEEAVEELDAEVIHIQHEFGLFATPLPTGEFSFAPEDAFRLAVPLFRWQVRRRPVVVTYHSVFTHLTHAEALYYDHMMALATANIVHEPIQKTHLPYNLGRVPANVFVCPHGAGRERPPASARQEVRDELGLGDAVVVGMMGWFEPNKGFDRVLRMWPRVKKACPEAVLVLAGEARPGSPTGPRAREEYLALARHSPAADSIRVVLGTFSPDRYLAILSAFDLMVLPYTYATQSGNLAHAYQVGLPVVVAALEGLKSSVEASRAGLLVRDDEELEQAVMRLVRDRSLRRQLARSARNYVARVTAWDRVARRHLEIYRWARRRVTDPTRYAHYARREVHV
- a CDS encoding Gfo/Idh/MocA family oxidoreductase; amino-acid sequence: MSAPVRAPVRLGVVGCGAFGRFALQAVAGSPLVTLVALADPREECRLEAARVWHQAVSTPDLGNDAPTSRTNDPVSPQQRADVRLYEEGAKVCQDPGVDLVWILAPPYLHYPLARVALEHRKGVFLEKPGAIRPGEMEELGALAESSGAPASVDFVLRRTPLATLVSRIVNSGVVGPAERVVLENVAHDERLPEGHWFWNPVLSGGIFVEHGVHFFDLANWWFGVGEVKGALGLRRTRWKDAPVDRVLCTCLHGASASPVLATYYHSFTTVERFERASWHLVLHRGFLDVEGWIPTAIRGEVLVTDQEAQWLKWRLGCALDALDQPQPDRDPAWGGQDAPEGTGGRPLRYRARLLVENPDRTAVYRQAIRAGLEDVAACLIESGRQPAVTLEDARRALEMAYAATRSAESA